The genomic window TTAATTTTGGTGCGAAATTAATGTTTTTTGATTAAATCGTTAAATTGATAGAAAAACAAAAATACGTTAAACACAAAAACAACCTATTTCTCAACAACATATGTTGTTTTCACCACCACAGGAATACCACTTACAGTAATACCTTCTAAAGCTAACTTCACTTTAGTTTCAACTCGAGTATTATAATAATTAACCTCGGAAACACCTGTTTTATCTGGATGAACATAAGGATTCCAATACAATGTGTTACGAATAGAGGCATTCTTATCTTTGCTATCCACTATATTTTCCAAATCTGGTGAATAAAAAACACGACCTTCATTATACCCTTCTATTTGTTGTTTTATAGTTTGTAAGGCATCTTTAGGGTTTTCATTACCAAAATTAGAATTTGAATTATGTTTTGTATAAATCTTAATAGAACCATTTCTTCCTTGGTTTCCATACATCATTGTAGAAACAGCACTATTATCCGATTCTATTTTTAGAACATCCTCAGGTTGAATATCTGTTAACATTGAAATGATCAAATCTGACCCCTCTTGCTGTGGATCTAATAAACGATTTTGATCTATTAATATTAATGCGCCTCCTGGATTTCTGCTAAATTTAATAGTTTCACGATTACCAACTTCGAGTGTTGGAATGGCGTATTCTAATAATTCAAAAATACTTGCAAATTTTGGTGATCTTTCATCTACAACATACCCGGTAAACATTTTGCTATTAATGTTAATATCTTCGCTAGCATCTAGTTTTTTCCCCGAAACTTCAATTTCATTTAAAACATTCTCTGGCATAACATTAAACTCAATATATTTTTTATAAATATTTTGTTTCACACGCTTTATCTCTTTAGAAAAGCTAATGTTGTTAGCTTTAGGAATGGGATCGACATGCATGGGAGATCTAAAAATGGAATCTAAAACAAACATGCCGCTATTCTTCCCGTTTTTATTTTTTGTTGTTAATGTAATACGAGATTTTCCGGTAATATTTAAGTCTTTAAATTTAAACTCACCTAAATCATCCGTAATTACACTTATTCCATCTACAGCTTTACTAAATATGGATAAAGAGACCGTATTTCCAACCACTGGTTTAGATCCAAAAAGACGTTTTACTTTACCTGTTATCTCAATGCCTTTTTCAACTTTATACAAAGGGTTATCATCAACTTTCAAATCTTTTTTCCATAAAAAATCTCGCCAACCTTGAGTTAAAAGCAATAAGTCTAAATGTTGAAATCTAGCTGGATTACTAGCATCGAAATAATACCCAGGGTTATGCACTTTCCCTCTAATATCAGATTCCATTAAAAAATAAGAACTAATATTTGTTCCGTTATTATTTAAATCTTTCGAACCATTAAGATCTGTGGCAGCTATTGAAAAGCTAGCAGGAGCAGCTTCTCCTAAACCATTTTTTGAAATTATATTTAGGGTTACTTTTTCGTTTGGCTTGTATCTTGTTTTATTCGTTATTACTTCAACCTTTACATTTTTGTCTTTTTGAACATAAACCAAGCGTTCGCTTTGTGGTTTTAAATCCCCATCGAATAACGTGATTTCAGTAATACCCTCTGGTAATTCCGCTTTAGGCAATTCTAATAATACCTTAGTACTAGAAAGCACTTGTGTTTCTTCGAAATATAAAAGGCCTCGCGATTTATAATGAATAATAATTGGTTTTTTAGAATGCTCTATTAACGTTTCTTCATTGGTTTTAATAGTCATTATAGACCGACCTTTAATTTCATTATAACTTAATAAAAACCCTTTTTGGTGAGCATCAGGAATTGGCGCTTCCATATCGGAATAATTTGTAGCCGTTATTTTTGCATAATATTTTTTATCTGTCGCAGGATTTAACTGAAATTGCCCCATGCCATCGTGAGCACTCATAAAAAAAGTAACTAACTCGTTATTGGAATCAAACACCTTTCCTTGAACCTTTATTGGATTTCCAAAAGCATCAATAGCTTTAAAAGCTACAACACTAGTAACATTTTGAATAAGAGATCCTCCCTCGGGGAAAAACTGGATTTTTATTTTTTGGTTTTGAATTGCAGATGAATTGGCTTCCTCTTTTTCAGAATTCACACTAGATGGCTTACTGCTAGTTTCAGTAACATCATTAAAAACGTCTAAAACCTCAATTTCCTTTTGGAACACAAAATCCTTTCCGAAATTTCGAGTCCAATTTGTGTATGCCCTTAGTTGGTATTTCCCTGGTTTTATACCTGCAGAATCGGTTAATTTAAAATCACCATGCCCTAAACCTCCTAATAATTTTGTTTTATTTCTTGAAACTATTTTAGAGTCTGACGAAATTAACTCTACATAAAGAATCTTACTATTATTAAATAAGAAATTATTGTAAGCATAAACATTATAAGCCTTATACCATAAAGATTCTCCGGCTACATAACGTGTTCTATCGGTATGAATATATATTTTTTCAATGTCCGCAATCGTCTTTTTTTCTTGAGAAAATAATGATGTTGTTACTATTATTAAAAAAAAACAGCTTAGTAATTTTTTCATATTATTCAATGTGGCTTAGTTTAGTTTAAAAAAAATATAATATAAGGGTTTTTCTGTAATTAAACTTGTAACCCTTAAAGAAATAAGACTTCAAAATCATGCAAAGGTTTAATTTATAAAGCAACATAAATAACACAGACCTCTTTAGGAAAACGCAGATTAAAAAATTGGGTTATATTTATAAAAAAAACACCCTTTTGCAAATTCCATTTACACCCGAAATTTTCGGTTACACTATTAATGTTCACTTAGTTTTAGAATACTTAGCATTCTTTATTGGTTTTCGGTATTACTTGTTTTTACGGCGTAATAGTAAAGATGTAATTTCTACCACCAACCGCTTATCAATAATTCTTGGTGCTGCTTTGGGTGCACTTATTGGTTCGCGCTTGGTTGGTTTTTTAGAAAACCCCTTAGTGGAATTCTCAAGAGAAAACCTGGTAGAATTGCTAAACGCCAAAACCATAATGGGCGGTTTATTTGGTGGATTACTTGGTGTAGAACTCGCTAAAAAAATAGTTGGAGAAACGCAACGCTCTGGCGATTTGTTTGTGTTTCCGATAATTATCGGCATTTTTATTGGAAGAGTGGGCTGTTTTTTATCAGGAATTAATGAGTTTACTTACGGTAAAGCAACATCATCAATTTTTGGAATGGATTTAGGTGACGGTGTTTTACGCCACCCAACATCACTTTACGAATTGGTGTTTTTAATATTACTTTTTATAGGTTTAAAAAAGCTTAAAACATCTGCAACTCTAGAAAACGGCACGCTTTTTAAATGGTTTATGGTTCTGTATTTCACTTTCCGGTTTTTTATAGAATTTTTAAAGCCTAATGTGTTTTATATTTTTGGTTTAAGCTCAATTCAAATATTATGTTTAATTTGTTTGCTGTATTACAGAACCACTATTTTTAGCCTAAAAGTGAACAAAAAGGCGCGTTAGGGATTGCAACGGAAAGCCCACAGCCTGACGAAGGAAGTGCGAGGACTTACAGAGAAAAGCTCGACCCTTTTCGGGTAACGCCCAAATATTTATTTAAAAACAAAAAAATGCCTGTTAGAAATTATACTTATTACGATTTTACTTTAAGCTTATGCCCAGAATGTTTAAAGCGTGTGGATGCTAAAATTGTATTCGAAAACGGTAACGTTTATATGCTAAAACGCTGCAAGGAGCATGGGAATTCTAAGGTGTTAATTGCCGACGATATTGAGTATTACAAAAACATACG from Algibacter sp. L1A34 includes these protein-coding regions:
- a CDS encoding prolipoprotein diacylglyceryl transferase family protein, producing MQIPFTPEIFGYTINVHLVLEYLAFFIGFRYYLFLRRNSKDVISTTNRLSIILGAALGALIGSRLVGFLENPLVEFSRENLVELLNAKTIMGGLFGGLLGVELAKKIVGETQRSGDLFVFPIIIGIFIGRVGCFLSGINEFTYGKATSSIFGMDLGDGVLRHPTSLYELVFLILLFIGLKKLKTSATLENGTLFKWFMVLYFTFRFFIEFLKPNVFYIFGLSSIQILCLICLLYYRTTIFSLKVNKKAR